The Salvia hispanica cultivar TCC Black 2014 unplaced genomic scaffold, UniMelb_Shisp_WGS_1.0 HiC_scaffold_567, whole genome shotgun sequence region ACTTTACAGTTCCTagttcttaaaaaataatttatttttattactatcataCATCCTTCAATATAATAGTCTGACATGAAACAACTCATAATGATAagatcaaaaataaataccacataataataaaaactagCATTCAACACGAACATATACGTCTCGTACACATGATAACGAAATGATATCATGTTAACACAATTCGATAACGACatctaaaaatatagattaaCATTATGAACAAGAATgagattataaaaaattgcCCACAATAGTTCATTTTTGTTAACAGGTTTTCTTATAGTTGAGATACATCCACACAACCGAGTCCTTTTCAGTTCCAACTCCATGatacatacaaatatataatactctAATACAATAACAACAAAACATGATAAGGTTCAACCCTAACACCACACAATAAGAAAACCTGTTATTATAATACAAAAGCCCATGAAAGGCTCTCCATATCAGACGTAATTAACAAAACTAACCACTAAATAATGCCATTTAAGGTACAATTTGGGGCTAATTGGTTCACTTTATTGCAAAATTCCAAGAGATATTATAGGTGCAGTAGCGACAACAATATTACATACATACAACATCCCAAATACATATAGTGTGTATCGGGTCGACACAATAAGGCCAAACCCGAACAGTAAATGACAAAGAAGACTTATAACCCAAAAACTATACCACAAACAAACCTtccacacaaacacacatatGCAGACTTACTAAAACGAGATCACATTCTCGAATCCGAAAttcttgagagagaaaaggctagGAGAGAAAATCAAGGCACTAACGTAATCCTTCGCAGCTTCATCCTCAAACACAACGACTTGTTGAATAGTTCTTGTCTTGTTGGAGTAGTAGATGAGCCGCTTTTTGTCAaacaacatcaaaatgtcaccatctttaaaaagtttaattagtttaacAGACATATAATTCCAACCAATACCAGAAGCCCGATCGAAATCAAAACCATTATTACTTATCTTGTACAATATGATCCAAGATTCCTCGACATGGTATTACTTCATCAACCAGATGATTTGTCTTCTCAAGAATGAAGTGAACAAAGAAAAGTCTTCACTTTCACGTTGCAATCATCTAATATGATTTCCTATTTCAGAGTTTACTAGAATTTCTCAAATATGATTCTATAATCatattcacaatttaattagaatagaagCATCAAGTATATATTCACAACACAAAATCGAGTATTTACAAATATCCAGAAAGAAATCAAGATGGAGTTAGGTCCACATAATATACAAAAACATAACATGGACTTAATATATAGATGCAATTGAcctacaaaatcaaaacatgaaCACAAGTCCACATAATACACAAAAACATAACATGGATTTAGGTCCACATAACGTGTATACATTCccacataatataaaaaacaaaaggtgGACTTAGGTCTACATAATatacaaaaacataatatGGGCTTAGGTCCACCGTCCACATATAAGGCCAGAAAATGCTAAGAATAGGTCCCAAATTACGAGAAACTTGCTATATTGCTTTTGGACTTAGGTACACTTGTATGGATGCGTCTAATTTTTCCAACGACGACTATTCAATTGAAAACAACACTTTGGCGGTACTCCGGACATCAAAATATAGTTAATTTGATAGTTTTTATACAgttatacttcctctgtctcactctaaatgacacatttccaaatataaaaacacatcTCCAAATCCTTTACCGAATTAGAAATGCTCCACTTAGAGTGTGACGAAAGAAGCATGTTATACACCTTGGATATATTCGAGGATATTTTGATACTACTGGTTCTTATAGTACATGTTTACGATTTTTAGCAATACAAACTGTGGAATCATTTTATCCTCCTAGTactatacaattttaaaaatgattgaaaaaaaagaagaatggCAAAAAGCTGTAAACTAATGACAtgtatttcaaaattagtGTATGGAATTAGTTCATTTATGAATTCAACGTAGAATTTTCATATCAATCAATATGAGAATGAATAgcattttacaaatttttagttttaatgatTCCAAAGCTTTGAGAATTAGTCTTatgggtcatattctaatgcttataacacactaatccaaaatcaagaccaaatccccatccttagattttaaaatgagtggatgagattaaatcttacgaatcttaataaatagtagaaaaaatatcaacaataatatcgtcattatgttatcatatgataattttcgtgaatgtttttttatatcaacatagtatattacaaatatcaaccatatgacataagaatatcaacactagtacaagaaaatatcaacacatatttattgagatttttacatggttttattgagatttttacatggttttattgatatttttttatgtatttgtttataaaaatctggttatcaacatttacgaaaactaaaataaaaaatatcaaatttcatcattcgaacgtcgtcggaacatatgcaattgagatctcgttggaatccttataaaattatctttaatttgatatattttttgcgaaaaaataatttaaatcgagagagttacgtaaatttaaagttttaagatgattttaatgagaaagaaTTGACactaataccctctaattttatttattaattttcttaattaaaaatataattcatatggtattatttcaaccactagatcttccAATAGCTAAGATTTACTCTTAGTTTGagattgctaattaattaggaaTTGATCACTCCTCTTTATTATATTCGAGAGCAATCAATATGGGTCAAGTCCATATGAAGAAAAGTTTAATCCTACGAAGCCTAGTAGACTTGGCTAGTGAGCCTGCTCACTTAAAGGCCGAATGAGGCAGAAATATCGATCTAAGTAATCCTAATAGAAGATGGGTTTATAGCACCCCAAACCAACGGCCCAAAATACATATACTacttttttcataataaaaattcatgaaTACTTGGGGTGGCAAAATGGGCTGGGGGTAATGAGTAATTCCCATCTTGGCCCGCTACCCACTAGGTATTGGGTACCCACTATCTGACGATAACGGGAAACGGGGCGGGATCGGATAGTGTGTTATAGAGttttgcgggtagcgggtataccaCTACCTGCGCGGATATACCCGTTAGTCCCGATAATACccgttattattattattagtcatattccatcttttaatactcccttcattctatattaatagagatgtttcaaatagttaaagtggagaaaaaaagagtaaatagttaaataataatagtcatatacgcactcattttgaaaaattaaaaataaatagttagaacggagaaaaaaataaagtaagagaaataataagGTAGAGAAAAGtatttatattactccatccgtctcgcttaagatgacacgttttcttttttagtttgtcccaactaagatgacacatttccttttttggtaattttctctctccaattaatacactcaaccactttttctcactcctattaaaatattcatctttctttatctctctactttaatacttacacccatcttctctctctccaattaaacacattaaccaatatttcctaaaatcccgtgccggctaagcaatgtgtcatcttagccgggacggagggagtattatttttccgaaatgtgtgaagaaaatgaaatgtctctattaagGCAGAAGAACAATGGGAGTACTTTAATATAAGAGTTTTTTtgaaacaattttatattccaacaaacatacaattgaaaactcaccGGAACTAGCTACAGAGTGTCCCCTCACTTTTATTCGCAATCTATTCAACGTTTATCatcgatattaataaagtaaattagggaACTTGACGgttattatggttttcaaattttttattaggatttcgGGTCGGAtacgggtacccgcaatgtcgggtacgggatacccgacacgggtatcGGGTGATCCCGGTATGTCGCGGGGCGGGTATTGTGACAACAAATTTGGCTAAAATCGTGTACGGGTACCCGACTAGCCGGGCGCGGATACCCGCAGGTAACCCATTTCGCCACCCTAATGAATACTACTAAACACTACCCAGTATCCACACATAAGTTAGAAAGGTATGCTATTAAAACAACAATAGCCATTATACAACATCAAAGGCTCAACCTTtgtatcttcttcttctttgtgGTGCCACATTTCTTCCACGGCTTCTCATCTTTATCCTGTAAAATCTGTATATCCATTCAACCAACCATTTAGGCCTTCCATACCCAAAAATCACACAGCAGATTACGAAACCAAATCCATATCCGGAAACAACCGCCTGCCAACAGAATCCATCTAGAATACCATAATCATCATAACCATCTTCTTGCAGCATCACAGGAGGCGAAGGCTCTTCACATTTTCGGGTTAACGGAAATCCACAAAGTCCAGAATTCCCAACAAATGATGTATTTTCAAATGTGGAAAACTGGCCATTGGATTGAGGTATCTTCCCTGAAAGATCATTCATGGAAAGGTTTATCACAGCAAGAAATGTGAGCTTCGTTAGCTCTGTTGGAATTTCCCCTTCCAATCGATTTGCGGACAGGTCCAACGACTCGAGTTCTGTCACATTTCCAAAAGATGCAGGTATATTTCCTGTGAGGCAGTTGTGAGACAGATTCAAATACATCAAGGAATTCAAATTTCCAACGGAGTTTGGGATACTGCCCGAAAATCTGTTGGATGACATGTCGATCGTTGTGAAGGTCGTCAGAATTGTACCATACGACAGATTCAAACCTTTCACCGTTAATATCAATGAATCTGTATAAAATGGAGACTGATCTTGCTCTCCTCGATGATTCACACGTGCATCAATCATCGCTTTGAAATTCCTCAAATATTCACGTAAGGGCTTGTTTGATATGTTGTGATGGCAAGATATGGCCAAATATAGATATAAACCTGCTCATTTCAGGCGTTTGATAACAAATTGTATAACAATAGTGGCCCTTGTTTTTTATCAAAAGCCCAACTCTGGCCCGCagatttttcaacaaaatataaagatataTATCTTCAAAAATAGCATCGAGAATCGCACTcagtttcaaaaaaattgcacTTTCATACCCATCTTGCTCAAGCCTCAATTTGTGAAACCTTCTTGCAAAGTCCAACGATCTCCATCAAAATTACTTCATGGAATGGTAAGAATTCAATGCGGTGGGTGAGACCGACGAAGTTGGTTGTGTCATTCTGGGCATTGTTCtttggaaattattttgtgagaTATACTCCGATTCAGCGCGTTTCTATTTATCGAGGCAAATGTCAGATTTATTTGGGGGAGGAGGGGAGGAGGGGATTGGGCGAAGAGCACCCTTGCTTCAACGCGCCTCATCCCTGtgtagtaattttttgtttccGTGAAGGAGTGTATGAGATTTTTTGGGGGATTTTAATTGGAACACATTTGTGCCTTGTAGGTGTTTGAAGAATTGCTTCTTAGTGGTTTAATCTTGCAAAGGAAAGGTTTGATTACACTCCTCATCAAGTATTAGGAAGAAGTTTGGCTCATTGTTGACAGGTATGATTATCATCTTAAAAACAacattatttgtttcttttggtGCTTAGATtcccacaaaaattaatttacttagTAAAGAACATGTTTTTCTATTGAATACTGACCATTTGAAAATGCATCAATGAGCCTAATTTGTGTATGTATATTTGTCTCCCTTTGAATTGATTTCTATGGTCAAATTGACAAATGTAAATCAAATTCCTCATCTGATTGTTGTCGTTGTTGTGGATTTATAAAGTTCTTTGTGTGAAATTTCTGACAATTAATATTcctcatttattttgttgggaTTTTGTCTGGCATCGTGATGAGCTTGAACCTTTCTTTGTATTTAAATGaggtaaaaaaattgaactgtGTATATGTATGTACTTCAcaatttttggtttgtttttgttttcaatttggACGATGTGTATAACAGATAAATTTTGTACgtcataatttatttgtgaaCTATGTACAGTTTTTGGCAAATTGTTAATTTGTATTTCAAATGGCAGTGCAATGGATACAAATAATGTCATATCTGATGCGAATATCGCCCTGATCCTAGAGGACATCTTGCATATCTACAAGTTCGAGACAATTTGTATTCTTTATCTAATATCTATGAGGTCTCGTACAAGGCTAAGTAGGAGACGGGCAGGCACTAGGAAATCTTTCACCATAACTGATAGGGTCCCAAACCAGGTGAATCATATGAATAGGTTGGTGAGAGTGACAGATGTAGATTGTGTTGACAATCTTCGAATGGATCGTAACACATTCGGGAGGTTATGTCTGCTAATTAGACAAGTGGAAGGGCTGAAAGACGGCAGATTTGTATTTGTGGAGGAGCAAGTAGCAATGTTCTTGGGCATCTTAGCACACcataagaaaaatagaattgtgAAATTTGAGTTTTGGAGATCAGGCCAAACAATATCTCGTTACTTTCATCGTGTACTAAATGCGATTCTGAAGCTGAATACACTTTTTTTGGTCAAACCTGACCCGGTAACTGCTGACTGCCTTGACCACCGATGGAAATGGTTTAAGGTACTTTTACATagttgtttatcatattttatgaagCCTAAAATGGatgtttaccatttttttgttgagaaaaaatataggGTTGCCTAGGAGCCTTGGATGGTACATACATCGACGTACTTGTACCTAATGCGGACAAGCCGAGGTACCGAACTCGAAAGGGACGtatatcaacaaacacattgGCTGTGTGTGATCGATATATGAGATTTGTGTACGTTTTACCCGGTTGGGAAGGCTCGGCTGCGGATTCTAGAGTACTTCGTGATGCTGTCAATCGAGTTCATGGATTGCGAGTGCCAAAAGGTTACTTAAGCTATGTTGTGTCTGTTGCCTAGTCAATGATTGTATGCTTTcaaaaatgtttaaaatattaggctgaccaatataatttttttaaattatgatattagGGAATTATTATCTTTGCGATAATGGATATGCGAACAGTGAAGGGTTCTTGACCCCGTACAAGGCAGTTAGATACCATCTCAAGGAGTGGGGACCAACAACAGATTTGCCACAAAATCCAAAGGAAATGTTTAACATGAGACACACAAGAGCACGTAACGTAATTGAGAGAGCTTTTGCCGTGTTAAAAATGCGCTGGGGGATTCTGCGTAGTGCAGCATTTTATCCCACCAAAGTGCAGGTTCGAATAATCATGACTTGTTTTTTGCTACATAACTTCATTCGCTCCCAGATGGCATCTGATCCGATAGAGCAAGCACTTGATGGTGGTCATGAGGGAGACAATGTTGAACATGAAGATGAGGTTGACAATGTTGAACATGCAGATGAAGGGGGAGAATTTGTTGATGTGATAGAACCTTCAACAGAGTGGAACCAAAAACGAGATGAAATGGCACTAGCCATGTGGAACTATGTGCGTATGCAACTgcatattgttttttatatgtGATAATATTATGTGTCATTACTTTGTGAGTTTTTATATCACTCATTCATGcacttctttcattttgtaaCGATTCAAGTGTTATTCTTGTGGACGTGCAGGGACATGTGGCTGGGGATTGAGGACGAGAGGTTAGTTTCGGTTTGTCGTTGCGGAGGTGGTAAAATGAAACTTAAATGTCCAGATAGTTTTGATCTTCATGGCTATTTTGCTCGTTTTGTTTGGCTTTGTAATAGGGCGACTAGTATGAAGCAAGATGGAAATGGTATTTAGTAGCCTATGTGCAGACTTTGTATTATGATTTTGGGCATTTTAATGTCATAATACTTCTCCTATTGTTGTATAAAGTTTATCACGTTTCATTTGGGATAATTCTATATGGACATGATGAATGTGTAATGTTTAACAGGTTGATTTTGAGATGTTTTACGATGGCATGATAGAGGGGTTGctctattcttttttatataaatcatactttaaTTTGTACTAATATTGTCCATATGGAATGGtgcttttaatttatttttatggaggctataatttgaatatattttaacGAAGGTCATCAAAATCTTGTAAATTCGAAGTAGACATAGTTGAGTTGATGAATCGAAAGCTGCACATGAGCTTGGTCAGACAATTTTTTAGCTTTTCTACATATTACAGAAGTAGGCTgctcaaaattaaatagaaggGTTGGAGAATTCAAGTTTCTCTTTAATTGGTAGTCATTCTAACCGTCAACTTCAAATTGCAGAGAATAGAGGCTCACCATATCTCACATTCATGACTCATAATTATCCTAGACAGATGGTAggtattgaaatttaataccATGACTGTCTCTTACAACTCCATTATAAATCTAACGAAGAATGTGTTCATTCTCGTACTCCCACAAACTTTCCCCTGCTCATGGCTCTTAATATTCCTAAGCAGAGCCATTTTTTCTATAAGAATAACTGGTCCCCAGCAGCTGATGTCATTCTCGTTGAATTCCTCTTCCAGAAAAAAAAGGAGCTGAACTGGCATGGTGAGCTTATACCCGAGTTTGTCATAGAACAAGCTAGCAAAGCCATTGAAATGGGGATCGACTTCTGTTTCACGAGCAAGGAAATAAATGAGCGGTTAGTGTTCCTCGAAAGTCGTTATCGCTGCTTCAAGCAAGTTGTCAAGACTCCGGGAGCTTCCTTGGTGCTTCAGTCTAACATTGTGATCGCAACTGACTCGGTGTGGGAGACAATGTTTAAGGTATGataaccattttttttcatcttcttcccaAGATTGTCCAATGAGTTATCCTGGTTTGTCATCCTCTCACTAATTTATTGTCTATAAACATCAGAAAAACAAACTTGCTAGTGCATACTACCACAACGGAGAACCTATCTTCAACGCACTAGCCTGCTTGTTTGGCGAGAATGACGTGAAGCT contains the following coding sequences:
- the LOC125199580 gene encoding uncharacterized protein LOC125199580: MDTNNVISDANIALILEDILHIYKFETICILYLISMRSRTRLSRRRAGTRKSFTITDRVPNQVNHMNRLVRVTDVDCVDNLRMDRNTFGRLCLLIRQVEGLKDGRFVFVEEQVAMFLGILAHHKKNRIVKFEFWRSGQTISRYFHRVLNAILKLNTLFLVKPDPVTADCLDHRWKWFKGCLGALDGTYIDVLVPNADKPRYRTRKGRISTNTLAVCDRYMRFVYVLPGWEGSAADSRVLRDAVNRVHGLRVPKGNYYLCDNGYANSEGFLTPYKAVRYHLKEWGPTTDLPQNPKEMFNMRHTRARNMASDPIEQALDGGHEGDNVEHEDEVDNVEHADEGGEFVDVIEPSTEWNQKRDEMALAMWNYGHVAGD
- the LOC125199590 gene encoding putative receptor like protein 25, producing the protein MIDARVNHRGEQDQSPFYTDSLILTVKGLNLSYGTILTTFTTIDMSSNRFSGSIPNSVGNLNSLMYLNLSHNCLTGNIPASFGNVTELESLDLSANRLEGEIPTELTKLTFLAVINLSMNDLSGKIPQSNGQFSTFENTSFVGNSGLCGFPLTRKCEEPSPPVMLQEDGYDDYGILDGFCWQAVVSGYGFGFILQDKDEKPWKKCGTTKKKKIQRLSL